In Clostridium sp. DL-VIII, the following proteins share a genomic window:
- a CDS encoding SH3 domain-containing protein: MVRKRILLSLLSLLIAAGSISFDGVNASAATVDQSKTEGYIVNNKAYVYNPELQIDLKVRSTPDLNGSIEGNLYNYDNVQILGTAQGSGIVWDKIMYNNSIGYVSDAYIKHYTSPTDSVINVAKNVSKQFEIGNLNQVARNFDGQGLSLGYLQWCIGQGTLQPLLNRMDREYNAEMKSIFGTNYDAIHNMILDTTENQLAWAKSINNSANAISQPWYSQLVNLSNNQHFINIEFDAEAYKTEQAMIICDKYNLKTVRGFALAFDIAVQNGGISPEAAQIIDAARSKNPNMAEKDLLKVIANAVADTSVTNNEDIRLRKMAIVNGSGTVHGFILDLDKNYGLSDSYWR; encoded by the coding sequence ATGGTAAGAAAGAGAATACTTTTAAGTTTACTAAGTCTACTAATAGCAGCTGGCAGTATTTCATTTGACGGAGTTAATGCAAGTGCAGCGACGGTAGATCAAAGTAAAACTGAAGGTTATATAGTTAATAATAAAGCGTATGTATATAATCCAGAACTTCAAATTGATTTAAAAGTAAGATCAACTCCAGATTTAAATGGAAGTATAGAAGGAAATTTATATAATTATGACAACGTTCAAATTTTAGGTACAGCACAGGGAAGCGGTATTGTATGGGATAAGATTATGTATAATAACAGCATTGGATATGTGAGTGATGCGTACATAAAACATTATACTTCTCCAACAGATAGTGTAATTAATGTTGCAAAAAATGTTAGCAAGCAGTTTGAGATTGGAAATTTAAATCAAGTTGCAAGAAATTTTGATGGACAAGGGTTATCTTTAGGATACCTTCAATGGTGTATAGGTCAAGGGACTTTGCAGCCGCTTCTTAATAGGATGGATAGGGAGTATAATGCTGAAATGAAGAGCATTTTTGGGACAAACTATGATGCTATTCATAACATGATACTTGATACTACAGAAAATCAACTTGCATGGGCAAAGTCTATTAATAATTCAGCAAATGCAATTTCACAGCCTTGGTATTCACAGTTAGTTAATTTATCTAATAATCAGCATTTTATAAACATTGAATTTGATGCTGAAGCATATAAAACTGAGCAGGCAATGATTATATGTGATAAGTATAATTTAAAAACAGTAAGGGGATTTGCTCTTGCTTTTGATATAGCAGTCCAGAATGGAGGTATAAGCCCAGAAGCCGCACAAATTATTGATGCAGCTCGTTCAAAAAATCCTAATATGGCTGAAAAAGATTTACTAAAGGTTATTGCAAATGCAGTGGCAGACACTTCGGTTACTAATAATGAAGATATCCGTTTAAGAAAGATGGCTATAGTTAATGGGTCAGGAACTGTTCATGGATTTATACTTGATTTAGATAAAAATTATGGATTAAGTGATAGTTATTGGAGATAA
- a CDS encoding IS91 family transposase produces the protein MIKSKLRRILEENWNEFYKRYKNRIRPSVIAEVKKVMKCKDISNGYIELKCKECGEIKKVGFTCKSRFCTSCGKVYVDNWVNGMLGKLINVKHRHMVFTIPEELRNYFGRERDRLKLLPQCAAKAVTSWMYKQNKKEEFIPGIIAVIHTFGRDLKWNPHVHMMVTEGGKGKLTTWRNFKYFSYEALRKRWQKILLDEIIKREGNKDSFKRLKNKIYKNNKDGFYVHAKNEIKSAKIAAKYIGRYVGRPAIAESRIIAYDGESVTFKYKRHEDNKEIIEKVSVFEFIKKVIIHIPDKNFKMVRYFGLYSRRCKDKDQFIKMIDKKIIQIKKSIEKWEYRILASFGVDPCKCSKCGGKMRFNDIVYPRYGSMREYFKDKFISEGKEKLENILEIYAIAKGVLYGKIKPTTT, from the coding sequence ATGATTAAGAGTAAATTAAGAAGAATATTAGAGGAAAATTGGAATGAATTTTATAAAAGATATAAAAACAGAATTAGACCTAGTGTTATTGCAGAAGTAAAAAAAGTTATGAAATGCAAGGATATAAGTAATGGTTATATTGAATTAAAATGTAAGGAATGTGGCGAAATAAAGAAAGTTGGGTTCACTTGTAAAAGTAGATTTTGTACATCATGTGGAAAGGTTTATGTTGATAATTGGGTTAATGGAATGCTGGGAAAATTAATAAATGTAAAGCATAGACATATGGTATTTACAATACCAGAGGAACTTAGAAATTACTTCGGAAGAGAAAGAGATAGGCTGAAGTTACTTCCGCAATGTGCAGCTAAAGCTGTTACGAGTTGGATGTATAAGCAAAATAAAAAAGAAGAATTTATACCTGGAATTATAGCAGTTATACATACTTTTGGACGAGATTTAAAGTGGAATCCCCACGTCCACATGATGGTTACAGAAGGTGGAAAGGGCAAGCTAACTACCTGGAGAAATTTTAAATATTTTTCGTATGAAGCATTAAGAAAGAGATGGCAAAAAATATTATTAGATGAAATAATAAAAAGAGAAGGAAATAAAGATAGTTTTAAACGATTAAAGAACAAAATATATAAAAATAATAAAGATGGATTTTATGTTCATGCTAAAAATGAAATAAAATCAGCAAAGATAGCTGCAAAATATATTGGAAGATATGTTGGACGACCTGCGATAGCAGAATCAAGAATAATTGCGTATGATGGTGAAAGTGTAACATTTAAATATAAAAGACATGAAGACAATAAAGAAATAATAGAGAAAGTGTCAGTCTTTGAGTTTATAAAAAAAGTTATAATACATATACCAGACAAGAATTTTAAAATGGTGAGATATTTTGGACTGTATTCGAGGAGATGTAAGGATAAAGATCAATTTATCAAGATGATAGATAAGAAAATAATACAAATTAAGAAATCAATAGAAAAGTGGGAATATCGAATTCTTGCGTCTTTTGGGGTAGATCCATGCAAATGTTCTAAATGTGGTGGTAAGATGAGATTTAATGATATAGTGTATCCACGATACGGCTCGATGCGAGAATATTTTAAAGATAAATTTATAAGTGAAGGGAAAGAAAAATTAGAAAACATCCTGGAAATATATGCAATTGCAAAAGGAGTACTATATGGTAAAATAAAGCCGACAACAACATAG
- a CDS encoding maltose acetyltransferase domain-containing protein: MSELDKCMKGDVFNCIDKELTNIISKARLLTHQYNFIATVKEKENILNELLEKVGSNVKIDTPFYCDYGRNISIGDNVIININCTFIDCNKIEIGNNVLIASNVQIYTATHPVKVEERLLKDWKESSGQAFFIV; encoded by the coding sequence ATGAGTGAACTAGATAAATGTATGAAAGGTGATGTTTTTAACTGTATTGATAAGGAACTTACTAATATAATCAGTAAGGCTAGATTGCTTACACATCAATATAATTTCATAGCTACTGTAAAAGAGAAGGAAAATATTCTTAATGAATTATTAGAGAAAGTTGGCTCTAACGTGAAGATAGATACACCATTTTATTGTGATTATGGAAGGAATATATCTATAGGAGATAATGTCATTATTAATATTAATTGTACCTTTATAGATTGCAATAAAATAGAGATTGGCAATAATGTTTTAATTGCATCTAATGTTCAAATATATACAGCCACTCATCCGGTAAAGGTAGAAGAACGTTTGTTGAAAGATTGGAAAGAAAGTAGTGGACAAGCATTTTTTATTGTATAG
- a CDS encoding AraC family transcriptional regulator, which yields MGIKKLNIYENQLEDREYARNDSFPFRIGYEEITNYVGSTFQCHWHPELEFAYIKSGSMLYQVNNTQYLVKAGDAMFVNQNCLHSGTSYRSLNCEYFGMTFLPVLLSGHKNSIFESKYLAELITSERVPFAYFNCMDDENKHIISTLLEIEKVYNEKLDGYELLIQSKLFELIFHLYKDVYCKLPKEPLKNHKNVIQIKIALDYIHAHYKENIALDDIAYASNLSKSSCCRLFKKIVHETPFNYLLKYRIQKSIPYLLNDGLNITETAALIGFSNSSYFTEIFHRLLGITPSEYKKKYLSDE from the coding sequence ATGGGAATTAAAAAATTAAATATCTATGAAAATCAGTTAGAAGACAGGGAATATGCTAGAAATGATAGTTTTCCTTTCCGAATTGGCTATGAAGAAATCACTAATTATGTTGGATCTACTTTTCAATGCCACTGGCATCCAGAACTAGAATTTGCATATATAAAAAGTGGATCAATGTTATATCAAGTAAATAACACTCAATACCTTGTTAAAGCCGGAGATGCTATGTTTGTAAATCAAAACTGTCTACATTCCGGAACATCTTACCGAAGTTTAAATTGTGAATATTTTGGAATGACCTTTCTTCCAGTTTTATTATCAGGACATAAAAACAGTATTTTTGAAAGTAAATATTTAGCTGAATTAATTACTAGTGAACGAGTACCTTTTGCATATTTTAATTGTATGGACGATGAAAATAAACATATAATTTCAACTTTATTAGAAATAGAAAAAGTATATAATGAAAAACTTGATGGTTATGAATTATTGATTCAAAGTAAGTTGTTTGAGTTAATATTCCATCTTTATAAAGATGTTTATTGTAAACTTCCAAAAGAACCACTTAAAAATCATAAAAATGTTATACAAATAAAAATTGCCTTAGACTACATTCATGCTCACTATAAAGAAAATATAGCTTTAGATGATATAGCTTACGCATCAAATCTCAGTAAAAGTTCCTGCTGCCGATTATTCAAGAAAATCGTACACGAGACACCTTTTAATTACCTTTTAAAATATCGTATTCAGAAGAGCATTCCTTATTTACTAAATGATGGATTGAATATTACTGAAACTGCAGCTTTAATAGGATTTTCTAATAGTAGCTATTTTACAGAGATATTTCATAGATTATTAGGAATTACACCTTCAGAATATAAAAAGAAGTATTTATCAGATGAATAA
- a CDS encoding MFS transporter gives MTQPSMSMSSFFRNRFVQVIMISSIFLQIGIWVRNFAILLFVMDKTDNNPIAVSLISVAEFAPIFIFSFIGGTFADRWRPKRTMVWCDLLSSVSVFAVLLTIIFGSWQAVFFVTFISSILSQFSQPSAMKLFKIHVPEEFMQTGMAIFQTLLSIFMIIGPMLGTIVFQKFGIDVSISIMGVAFFLSASVLTLLPPDKIVEKKENSNNFLEELKEGFNYVWQERALTILGSVFATAGLAVGIIQPLGVFLIVERLGLPKENLQLLLMVNGAAMFIGGGLVMTISKKVMPQKLLAVGLLVNAISMVGMGLSSSWIVILMFQFFNGFFMPCIQIGINTLILQLTKAEFVGRVNGVLNPMFMGFMVITMSLTGWLKSQFSLTVLYIAAGLLFLIGTLLTSLIFNVSVQNETDSAEQ, from the coding sequence ATGACACAACCTTCAATGTCAATGTCTTCGTTTTTCCGGAACAGATTTGTTCAGGTCATTATGATTTCTTCCATTTTCTTACAAATAGGAATATGGGTTCGTAACTTTGCCATATTATTATTTGTAATGGATAAGACAGATAATAATCCAATTGCAGTTTCCCTAATTTCAGTTGCTGAATTTGCACCAATATTTATATTTTCATTCATAGGAGGAACTTTTGCAGATAGATGGCGTCCAAAACGTACAATGGTCTGGTGTGACTTATTAAGTTCTGTTTCAGTTTTTGCAGTTCTCCTTACAATAATATTTGGAAGCTGGCAGGCTGTGTTTTTTGTAACCTTTATTTCATCGATTTTATCTCAGTTTTCTCAGCCTTCTGCAATGAAGCTATTCAAAATTCATGTTCCAGAAGAATTTATGCAGACAGGAATGGCTATTTTTCAAACTCTTTTGTCTATATTTATGATCATAGGACCAATGCTCGGTACAATTGTTTTTCAAAAGTTTGGAATAGATGTTTCTATATCAATAATGGGAGTAGCTTTCTTTCTATCAGCTTCAGTATTAACGCTATTGCCACCTGATAAGATAGTTGAGAAAAAAGAGAATTCAAATAATTTCTTGGAAGAATTAAAAGAAGGCTTCAACTATGTTTGGCAGGAAAGAGCCTTAACTATTCTAGGCTCTGTATTTGCAACTGCAGGTCTTGCTGTTGGAATTATACAGCCGCTTGGAGTTTTTCTAATAGTAGAAAGATTAGGCCTTCCTAAAGAGAATCTTCAGCTACTGCTTATGGTAAATGGAGCAGCCATGTTTATTGGCGGCGGTTTAGTTATGACCATATCCAAAAAGGTAATGCCTCAAAAACTTCTTGCAGTAGGACTTTTAGTAAATGCTATTTCAATGGTTGGTATGGGGTTGTCCTCAAGCTGGATTGTCATACTCATGTTTCAATTCTTTAATGGATTTTTCATGCCTTGCATTCAGATTGGAATTAACACACTGATTTTGCAGCTTACAAAAGCTGAATTTGTAGGAAGAGTAAATGGAGTCTTAAATCCTATGTTTATGGGATTTATGGTAATTACTATGTCACTTACTGGCTGGCTTAAAAGTCAATTTTCATTAACTGTTCTTTACATTGCAGCAGGATTGCTTTTCCTTATAGGAACTCTGTTGACATCGTTAATTTTTAATGTTTCAGTTCAAAATGAAACAGATTCCGCAGAACAGTAA
- a CDS encoding ABC transporter ATP-binding protein, with protein sequence MENLESIISIKDLRMSYGNKYVLDGINLEIPRGQVIGYIGTNGAGKSTTIKIMLGIIEGYEGKVEILGQDISNGNVEYKKKIGYVPELADIYENLTAFEYISFLGGIYELEQEKLIERAEKLMRLFSVQGVMHSRISSYSKGMKQKLLIICSLIHNPDILFFDEPLSGLDANSVMIFKEIMSNLAKEGKTIFYSSHIMDVVEKVSNRIVLINNGKIAADGSFEELKNSKKESSLEEIFNQLTGFNEHGHIAKEFVSLVEEV encoded by the coding sequence ATGGAAAATTTAGAGAGTATAATATCGATTAAAGATCTGAGAATGAGTTATGGAAATAAGTATGTACTTGATGGTATAAATTTAGAGATCCCAAGAGGGCAGGTAATAGGGTATATAGGAACTAATGGTGCTGGTAAAAGTACAACTATAAAAATAATGCTTGGTATAATAGAAGGCTATGAAGGGAAAGTAGAAATATTAGGGCAGGATATAAGTAATGGAAATGTAGAGTATAAGAAGAAAATAGGATATGTTCCAGAGCTTGCAGATATATATGAAAATTTAACTGCATTTGAGTATATAAGTTTTTTAGGTGGGATATATGAATTAGAACAGGAAAAACTTATTGAAAGAGCAGAGAAGCTTATGAGGTTGTTTTCAGTTCAAGGGGTTATGCATTCTAGAATATCATCTTATTCAAAGGGAATGAAGCAAAAATTACTTATAATATGTAGTTTGATTCATAATCCAGATATACTATTTTTTGATGAACCTTTAAGTGGGCTTGATGCTAATAGCGTTATGATATTTAAAGAAATTATGAGCAATCTTGCTAAAGAAGGAAAAACTATATTTTATTCTTCTCACATAATGGATGTTGTTGAGAAAGTGAGTAATAGGATTGTACTTATTAATAATGGAAAAATAGCAGCAGATGGGAGTTTTGAAGAACTTAAAAATAGTAAAAAGGAAAGTTCTTTAGAGGAAATATTCAATCAATTAACAGGTTTTAATGAACATGGACACATTGCTAAAGAATTTGTTTCTTTAGTTGAAGAGGTATAG
- a CDS encoding TetR/AcrR family transcriptional regulator — protein sequence MERKTRIPTQKRALEKYERILDAAYKLFNEKGYYNTTTADISKEADVATGSVYAYFEDKKEIYIKVIERFNKKFDYPTHDFWVENKNKQLNNAEEAKELFKIFIKMMVDFHDFTKTFHNEMEALTLLDKDIAAVRTKENQEREDKIREIFKVLSLPFNSKKEEEIFLHYSLFLIDDVCHKIVFDNKIEDVDLYIEKCVNMLYCLFEDCINYKKK from the coding sequence ATGGAGAGAAAAACAAGGATACCAACTCAAAAAAGGGCTTTAGAAAAATATGAGAGAATATTAGATGCAGCTTATAAACTATTTAATGAAAAAGGTTATTATAATACTACGACTGCGGATATATCTAAAGAAGCAGATGTTGCAACTGGTTCTGTATATGCCTATTTTGAGGATAAGAAAGAAATTTATATTAAAGTGATTGAAAGATTTAACAAAAAGTTTGATTACCCAACTCATGATTTTTGGGTAGAAAATAAAAATAAGCAACTTAATAATGCTGAAGAAGCAAAAGAGTTGTTTAAAATATTTATAAAAATGATGGTAGATTTTCATGACTTTACAAAAACCTTTCATAATGAAATGGAAGCATTAACACTTTTAGATAAGGATATAGCTGCAGTTAGAACGAAAGAGAATCAAGAAAGAGAAGATAAGATAAGAGAGATTTTTAAAGTGTTGTCTTTACCTTTTAATAGTAAAAAGGAAGAAGAAATATTTTTACATTACTCGCTTTTTCTTATAGATGATGTATGCCATAAAATTGTTTTTGATAATAAAATTGAAGATGTAGACTTATATATTGAAAAATGTGTTAATATGCTGTATTGCTTATTTGAAGATTGTATAAATTATAAGAAGAAATAA
- a CDS encoding MFS transporter, with product MHKKQKVLAFISLAIACFLTVLDSTIVNVSLPSMANYFSTDITGISWVSTAYLIPFSALLINFSKLADIYGRKKLFLIGLIIFGSSSIFCGLSTSLSMIIIFRILQGIGAAILAPLAIPLGIELFGKDAMSKLAVIVGMTISISAASGPVVGGILNEAFGFKAIFYVNVPFIILSLIFGAKHLRECYDRTIEKKVDFIGSILLAYGIGALTFLLVKGSAYGWGSLRIITLIATSGISVISFLIYEFNSKNPMIEFKLFKTKSFTSSVTIVGVIFFAYMPISYLMNFYLENQLGYTVLNAGMTLGIVSCVSFCASPIFGIISTKFGARIISLLSIIFVCIGDFMFVFMNSSNNIKLIHIAFIIVGLGVGATSPLYKTAFDEISKDKNGIASGILNSFRQLTACLAIALVSTLSSYYTTQAIDNSKNRIMDLVNNNVILEEQVKSTICDRIKNIDTSQNNSFSKDMVDKLIDDKENTILASVPDNMKPTIKENFNVQTKEIYKILDEITIIKNDESNKVYNKCFLFTAIISIFGLIAVPFNKKTKNKTELSKAKPELA from the coding sequence ATGCATAAAAAGCAAAAAGTATTAGCGTTTATTTCATTAGCAATAGCTTGTTTTCTAACAGTACTAGATTCAACAATAGTAAATGTATCACTACCATCTATGGCTAATTATTTCAGTACAGACATAACAGGAATATCTTGGGTAAGTACAGCTTACTTAATTCCTTTTTCTGCTCTTTTAATAAACTTTTCAAAACTTGCAGATATTTATGGACGAAAGAAGTTATTTTTAATTGGTCTTATAATTTTTGGTTCTTCCTCAATATTTTGTGGACTTTCTACTTCACTTTCTATGATCATTATTTTTAGAATTCTACAAGGTATAGGTGCCGCGATTCTTGCACCACTTGCCATCCCCCTAGGCATTGAGTTATTTGGCAAAGATGCCATGTCAAAGCTCGCTGTTATAGTCGGCATGACAATCTCCATATCTGCAGCTTCTGGTCCTGTAGTAGGTGGAATTTTAAATGAAGCCTTCGGTTTTAAAGCTATATTCTATGTGAATGTGCCGTTTATCATTCTCTCTCTGATCTTCGGAGCTAAACATCTTCGAGAGTGTTATGATAGAACAATTGAAAAAAAAGTAGATTTTATTGGTTCTATATTATTAGCTTATGGAATTGGAGCACTAACCTTTTTACTTGTTAAAGGTAGTGCCTATGGCTGGGGAAGTTTAAGAATTATTACTTTAATCGCAACTTCAGGAATTTCAGTTATTTCTTTTCTCATCTACGAATTTAACTCTAAGAATCCAATGATAGAATTTAAACTTTTTAAAACTAAAAGTTTTACTTCTTCCGTAACAATAGTTGGAGTAATATTCTTTGCCTATATGCCTATTTCTTATTTGATGAATTTCTATTTAGAAAATCAACTTGGTTATACAGTATTAAATGCAGGAATGACATTAGGTATAGTTAGTTGTGTTTCCTTTTGTGCATCTCCAATTTTCGGAATTATATCCACAAAATTTGGAGCTAGAATCATTTCTCTACTTTCTATAATTTTTGTATGTATTGGTGATTTCATGTTTGTATTTATGAATAGTTCTAACAATATAAAATTAATTCATATTGCTTTCATAATAGTAGGACTTGGAGTTGGTGCAACTTCACCCTTGTATAAAACTGCTTTTGATGAAATCTCTAAAGATAAAAATGGTATTGCCTCAGGAATATTAAATAGCTTTAGACAATTGACCGCATGTCTAGCTATAGCTTTGGTTTCAACCTTGAGCAGCTATTATACGACTCAAGCTATAGATAATTCAAAAAATAGAATAATGGATTTAGTTAATAATAATGTAATTCTTGAAGAACAAGTAAAATCTACAATATGCGATAGAATTAAAAATATAGATACTAGTCAAAATAATTCGTTCTCAAAGGACATGGTTGATAAATTAATTGACGACAAAGAGAATACAATATTAGCTTCTGTTCCTGATAATATGAAACCAACAATTAAAGAAAATTTTAACGTTCAAACAAAAGAGATTTATAAAATTCTAGATGAAATAACTATCATAAAAAATGATGAAAGTAATAAGGTTTATAATAAGTGCTTTTTATTTACAGCAATTATTTCAATCTTTGGATTAATAGCAGTACCTTTTAATAAAAAAACAAAAAATAAAACTGAATTAAGCAAAGCTAAACCAGAATTAGCATAA
- a CDS encoding EFR1 family ferrodoxin (N-terminal region resembles flavodoxins. C-terminal ferrodoxin region binds two 4Fe-4S clusters.) produces the protein MKTTIYYFSGTGNSLKIAKDLTVKLENADVVSITSIMKKNDSVPITADKIGIIYPVYIWGIPKIVSKFIKKIQTDNKGKYFFAIATCGGKVAGSLLRLSKELSSKGFKLSLGFSLVLPSNYIPYVPKDGDDTTDNQQKLFTVAEKRLDEIVSLIKNNKSAKIEKGSLKDCLIQTGLIYRFASTAIHKMDKGFWTTTDCTSCGLCEKICPMKNIVLREDKPVWLHKCEMCFRCLNYCPKSAIQFMKNTEGKKRYKNNFVSLNEIID, from the coding sequence ATGAAAACTACAATTTATTATTTCTCTGGGACTGGGAATTCATTAAAAATTGCTAAGGACTTAACTGTCAAATTAGAAAATGCTGATGTTGTATCTATTACAAGTATAATGAAAAAAAATGATAGTGTTCCTATCACCGCTGATAAAATTGGCATTATTTATCCTGTATATATTTGGGGTATTCCAAAAATAGTATCTAAATTTATAAAGAAAATCCAAACTGATAATAAAGGCAAATATTTTTTTGCTATAGCAACTTGTGGCGGTAAAGTCGCTGGTTCTTTATTGCGCTTGTCTAAAGAACTATCTTCAAAAGGTTTTAAGCTTTCCTTAGGCTTTTCACTGGTTCTTCCTTCAAATTATATTCCTTATGTTCCTAAAGACGGTGATGATACTACTGACAATCAACAAAAGCTATTTACAGTTGCGGAAAAAAGATTAGATGAAATAGTATCATTAATAAAAAATAACAAATCCGCGAAAATAGAAAAAGGATCATTAAAAGATTGTCTTATACAAACAGGATTAATTTATAGATTTGCCTCTACTGCAATTCATAAAATGGATAAAGGATTTTGGACAACCACTGATTGTACTTCATGTGGATTATGTGAAAAGATATGCCCTATGAAGAATATTGTACTAAGAGAGGATAAGCCTGTTTGGCTTCATAAATGCGAAATGTGCTTTAGATGTTTAAATTACTGCCCTAAAAGTGCTATACAATTTATGAAAAATACTGAAGGCAAAAAAAGATATAAAAATAACTTTGTAAGTTTAAATGAAATAATAGATTAA
- a CDS encoding glycosyl hydrolase family 28 protein, whose protein sequence is MKDYNILNYGAKPDGITNNREAIQKTIDECTAGGGGRVIIPKGNFLSGTLILKSNIDLHLESGAYLSCSIHQEDLIDFAKNFEDDNKDIGWEGGCFLCAFHEENISITGQGTIYGQGDKIFYDDNADGGFHECPLNIRTELRPRTTFFENIKNLVVKDITFKDAAFWTLHMAGCEHVIVNGIKILNDQRGANNDGIDPDTCKDVVISNCIIKAGDDAIVIKNSEPMAAKYGSCENIVINNCILYSHDSALKIGTETFNAIRNVILSDCVFRDCSRGVGIWVRDGATIEDIHIHHISGNTKRYADCPERSFAPRWWGKGEPIFISATYRNSQHKFPGKIQNITFDNIYMKCESSIFIAGEEDSRIRNISIRNIDLTMEKQGTQPADVFDEQPSERNVYSHTIPVVYSRYTDNLEINGSVKYVEPYNVVDNRVYEIEECSKVNISIKERE, encoded by the coding sequence GTGAAAGATTATAATATTTTGAATTATGGAGCTAAACCAGATGGAATAACAAATAACCGTGAGGCTATTCAAAAGACAATTGATGAGTGTACTGCAGGTGGTGGAGGTCGTGTCATTATTCCAAAAGGAAATTTTTTAAGTGGAACATTAATTTTAAAGAGTAACATTGATCTTCATTTAGAAAGCGGAGCCTATTTAAGTTGCAGTATCCACCAAGAAGATTTAATAGATTTTGCTAAAAACTTTGAAGATGATAATAAAGATATTGGTTGGGAAGGGGGCTGTTTTCTATGTGCTTTCCATGAAGAAAATATAAGTATTACAGGTCAAGGCACAATTTATGGCCAAGGTGATAAAATATTCTATGATGATAATGCAGATGGAGGCTTCCATGAATGTCCTCTAAACATAAGGACAGAATTACGTCCTAGAACAACTTTTTTTGAAAATATTAAGAATTTAGTTGTAAAGGATATCACCTTTAAGGATGCTGCATTTTGGACATTACATATGGCAGGTTGTGAACACGTTATCGTAAATGGTATAAAAATTTTAAATGATCAGCGTGGAGCTAATAATGATGGTATAGATCCTGATACCTGCAAAGATGTTGTTATCAGTAACTGCATTATTAAAGCTGGAGATGACGCTATTGTTATAAAGAATTCCGAACCTATGGCAGCTAAATATGGAAGCTGCGAAAATATAGTTATCAACAATTGTATTTTATATTCTCATGATAGTGCGTTAAAAATTGGTACAGAAACCTTTAACGCTATTCGTAATGTCATATTAAGCGATTGTGTATTCCGTGACTGCTCACGGGGAGTAGGAATATGGGTAAGGGATGGTGCAACTATTGAGGATATTCATATCCATCATATATCAGGCAACACTAAACGATATGCAGATTGCCCAGAGCGAAGTTTTGCGCCAAGATGGTGGGGAAAAGGAGAGCCGATATTCATTAGTGCTACATATAGAAATTCACAGCATAAATTTCCAGGGAAAATTCAAAATATTACTTTTGACAATATTTATATGAAATGTGAATCAAGCATATTTATTGCAGGCGAAGAGGATTCACGTATTCGAAATATATCAATTCGAAATATTGATTTGACGATGGAGAAGCAAGGAACACAACCTGCTGATGTTTTTGATGAGCAGCCTTCTGAACGTAATGTTTATTCTCATACAATTCCGGTAGTATATTCTAGATATACAGACAATCTTGAGATAAATGGAAGCGTAAAATATGTGGAACCTTATAATGTAGTAGATAATAGGGTATATGAAATTGAAGAGTGCAGCAAAGTGAATATTTCTATAAAGGAACGTGAATAA
- a CDS encoding DJ-1/PfpI family protein, protein MDKILVFIFDNMTDYEIAFILHLLAADAGKEIVTIAYDDKIIRSRSGILYKPSKLVSEVLNEEAEGLIICGGWYGEARPELMQLINKLNLKKKLLGAICGAGTFFLAKAGVLKEVKYTTPINKWTSKHIEVFGEEDPFPRENFVSGRVVRDKNIITAQGIAFIDFAIEICDWLSLFENQEDKDSFVKSIKG, encoded by the coding sequence ATGGATAAGATATTGGTATTTATTTTTGATAATATGACTGACTATGAAATCGCATTTATTCTTCATCTGCTGGCGGCGGATGCCGGTAAAGAAATAGTTACCATTGCATATGATGATAAAATAATAAGAAGCAGGTCAGGAATATTGTACAAGCCAAGCAAACTAGTTTCTGAAGTATTAAATGAGGAAGCAGAAGGCTTAATAATATGTGGAGGTTGGTATGGTGAGGCTAGACCTGAACTAATGCAATTGATTAATAAGCTTAATTTAAAAAAGAAATTACTTGGAGCCATATGTGGAGCTGGAACTTTCTTTTTAGCAAAAGCAGGTGTATTAAAAGAAGTTAAATATACTACACCTATTAATAAGTGGACATCAAAGCATATTGAAGTATTTGGAGAAGAGGATCCTTTCCCAAGAGAAAATTTTGTTTCTGGAAGAGTTGTAAGAGATAAAAATATAATAACAGCTCAAGGAATAGCATTTATCGATTTTGCTATAGAAATATGTGATTGGTTGAGCTTATTTGAAAATCAAGAAGATAAGGACAGTTTTGTGAAAAGTATTAAAGGATAA